GAATTGCGTCGTAAGGATGGACAGCCTGTAGATCCTTGGTTACAGGAACAAGCTAACCTTCATGCTTGAGATGATGTGAGGGCGATCGCTCACGGCTGGGTATAGGCGATCGCCATCTAACCTTCTGGTTTTGGCTGCTGTTGGCTTTCGGTTGGAGGTAATTTATGAAATAATTGCGGCGGTGTTGCTTGTCGGAATGCTCCGCAATAGTGCATCGTCATCACTGCTTTAAAAGCCCAATGATTTTCAGGTACATCACTAAAAGGATTAGGTAGAGTCTCTGCTCTATTTTGCAGACAAGCATCAATCACTTGTGATGATTTTTTTGGCTCATTATTTGTAGGCTCTTGAGCATTCACCGCATTAAATATTCCAGTGGTAGCTATTACTATCACGGTTGCTAAAATTTTGTTATTCATAAGATATTCTTATTTTTTTACTTAAGATATTCTTATTCTTCTACTATAGTGGTTTATACCAAGCTGAGAGCGTATCTCCACACGAAAAAATATAATACAGTTGGTTATTTAACACTAGTCGTTAAAGCGCAAAGTGGTTAAAATTAGTTTTAAATTAAGCCAAGTATTGTGGACAGTAACCCAATCCTTTTATCACATCTGTTCGGAAAACCTCAATCTCATCGTATTGAGGAACCC
Above is a genomic segment from Nostoc sp. MS1 containing:
- a CDS encoding S-layer protein; this translates as MNNKILATVIVIATTGIFNAVNAQEPTNNEPKKSSQVIDACLQNRAETLPNPFSDVPENHWAFKAVMTMHYCGAFRQATPPQLFHKLPPTESQQQPKPEG